The Natribaculum luteum genome contains the following window.
GTTCTCCCTCGAGCGCAGTCTCGACCTCATCAACCACAGTCCCGCGTATCCAACCGAATCTACTTACGTGATACAAACGGATCACAGCACATGAGCGCTGACAGCGACGCCGGCGGCGACGGTGAAATGGAGAAGATCAACGTCCGGGTGCCCCAGTCGCTGCTGGCACAGGTCGACGAAGTCTGGGAGGAACGTGGCTACGCGAACAAATCTGAGTTCATCTGCGACGCGCTTCGGGACGCTGTCAATCCCCCCACACAGCTGTCCGAGGAAGTGCTCGAGCATCTGGCCGAAAGTCGCAAGCAGCGGAAGCAGGGAGAGACGGTGTCACACGACGAAGTGAAGGACCGGCTGGGAATCGATGACTGAGGTCGAGTGGACACCGAAAGCACTCGATTTACAGGAGGGACTCGACACCGAAGCCAAGAGCGGTTGGTGAAGAAACTCGATGAAGCGAAAGACTGGACCTCCCATCGCCTCGAAAAGCTCACTGGGTATCCGTACTACAAGCTTCGCGCCGGCGACTACCGTGCGATCATCACGTGGAATCGAGAAGAGGATGTCCTCATCGTTGAGGCAGTCGGGCATCGGCGGAATATCTATGATCGCCACCGCCCACCGTAATCCGCTCTACCTACGGTTGTACTTCGGTTAGCGATTGGGTGAGGGTTCTAAGCTCCCACCCTCGAGGAGCGAATGAACGTGAGCGAGTAGGGCGGGGTAGTTCACTGGCCACCGGAGACGAGGTGGAGCCCGACGATCCCGAAGATAATCACGGAAATGAAGAGGAGGCGAGCACTCGTTGCCGGTTCGTCGATTGACATCCTCCTCCGCGTGAACGCGGAGGAATCCCGAGGTTGGGATATTACGGTTTGCAGTCTACCACCTCTGCCCGAGGTTGGAATCCTCGGGAAAGGTCGTGAAGGTAGACTCCGGGCTGTGCCAACCAGCCGGTACTCCTATCCCCACCCAAATCGGGTGCAGATTCGGAGTTACTTTCATTCAGGTCGAGACGGATATTCTCCGCCCCGTTTACGTCTGCATTGAACGCCGCATCACACGCCTCACACACGTACAAGCCGCGCTCGACGCGCTGACCATCGTCTTCCCTACCGCATACGCAACACGTCTTGCTCGTATCGCGTTCGGACACTTCCACGACCGTGATTCCCTCAACTTTCGCCTTGTAGGTGAGAATCTTGGTGAAGCGGTCGAACGCCCATCCGTGCAAGTCGAGGTTGCCGTGCTTGCCCCAGTTTTTTGCTTCCCCGTCATCGTCCTCTCGAACGCCTTCCAAGTCACCGACGTTGATGCGTCCAACCCTCTTCTCAACACACCGTTCAACGATGTGCTTGGCGAGACCGTGGAAAAAGTGGGTGCGGCGCTCCGACCACGTATGGTGAAGCCTTGTCGCTCGTTCACCACCGCTATCGTCGCATGTGGCGATTTCCTTCGGGAAGTAGTAGCCGTCTTGCTTCAGGCGGTTGCCGGGGTAGAGGTCGGCGTCTTCGGTGCTGTACGCAATAGCCGCGAAGTTGCTGATGCCGAGGTCGATACCGGCAGTCTCGTTGCCGGGAGCGGTGGGTGTCTCGATTTCGTCTTTGCATACGAGGTGGAGTTCCCACCGCTCTTTCTGCTGGTCGTAGACGGCGCGAACCTGTTGCAGGTTCTCGACTGCGACGCCGGGACGGGTTTCGTATTCGACAAGGATATATTCCCACGCTCGGGGATGTTCCTTGTGATTCGCACCTTTCGATAGCCGGACGCGGTTGTTCTTCGTATCGTGACGGATACCGTTTTGCTTCCACGTCACTGTGCTGCGCGGGTGCTCTTCGTGGACGCGGCAGCCTTCGTCATCGTAGTAATTGCGTTTGCGGTAGCCGGGCGGATTGTCCCGGTCGTCGTCCGAGGAGTACCACGAGTTGAAGGCTTCAGCGAGTTCCTCCAGAACCCGCTGACTGGACTGAGAATGGAGTCCCTTGTATTTTGGATGTGTCTTCAATTCGTCTTTCAACTCCTCGTGGTCGGGAATCTCGCCCGTTTCCGCCCACACTTCTCGGGAATGGTAGTTGGCGACGTTCCACAACTTGCTGGCACTCCACCCGTGCCGGTCGAGCGACTCCGCGACCTGTGAGTGGTTGCGGATTTTCGCTCGATGGGTGCGGTGGACTTCCAGCATCGTGAAACGCCTCTATAATCGCTTATATTCGTTTCTTTTGTAAAGATTTGGATTGAGAACGGTGGAATATCCGGCTCTGTCGGAGTCGGTAGAATGGGTCACTGAGTGACGGCGCGTATCCATGGCCTGAAGGCCGTGGTATTGCGCCTGTTCAGCATATAATCGAAATCTACCTGCGAGAAGACTGGATCGAAGACGCCTTCGAGACGGTTACGAACGCCCGCGACCTCGACCTGTTCGAAGCTTACATCGACCAACTCGGAGACCACGATCCCGCCGCATACTTCGATGCGTATCGTCGCGAGATCAAGAAGGCCGCTGCCGACGCGAGTCGGCGCAAGTATTACAGACAGGTCACCGAACACCTCCAGACGGTACAGACGCTGGGACGTGACCGACGGTTCGAAAATCTAGTGTCGTTCCTCCGAGACGAGTACTCGAATCAGCCAGCGTTTCTCGACGAGCTGGAGAAAGCTGGGGTCTGAGCCCCGAACCCGTTCTTAGCCGAAGTAGTTCGGGAGGATGCCGTACGTTCTGGCGAGCGTCACGATTTGTTCCTTGAATTCGTCTGACTCTGTACCGTGCGATTCCGCGAGTGCTTCGACCTCTGTGGAGTATGCCTCACGAATTGCGCTCGCTTCGGCCCGTCCCTCGACTGTCGGCTTCCAGAGATCTGTCGTCCCGTAGTCACCCGGTTCGAGCGGTGGTCCAAGCCGCTCGCGCTCCCCGACACGCTCGATCAGGCCCCGTTCCACCAGTGTCTGGAGTGCGCTCTCGACCGCCGGTTCGAGATCCACATCCGCTGCGAAAAACTGATCGAGCGATGGGAGTTCAGGTTCATCCTCTGACGTGATGAGATCGTGTTTCACACAGGCTGCGACGAGGTCGTCAGTCGTTTTTTCGACGCCACCGTAATCGTGTTTGTAGCGTCTGTCGTGGGTGGTAAGTTGGTCGATGATCGTTCGCTCGATCCATGTCTCGGTTTGCATCGGCTGAAGTGTATCCACGAAGACAGAGAAGCCTATCGCACGAGGTGCCCGCCGGGAACCAAAAGGAGACTGCCCCGTTCCTCTCTGTTCGTTCTTTCAGCACGAGAACTCCTCCAACAGATCCTCGAGCATCGGCCGGAGCTTGTACTTCTGATAGTGCTCGTCTCGCAGACCTTCCACGTAGGCACACCACTCGTCGAGGTTTCCCGACGCCTGGGCTGCCTTCCCCGCGTACTCCAGCCAGTCCACAGCATGGCGATACCGCTGAGACTGTCCCTCCTCGATGATCGGCTCGGCCTGCTCCTTGCAGGCGTCGATCGTCCAGTGGGGGTGCTCCTCCCAGACGGCCTCGACGACCGGCTCCACTACCTTGTAATCCGAAAACCGATCCGCGATGGCGATGGCCTCGTCGTATTGCTCCGCGTACAGAAAGATCTCGACGTGCCGTCGCGCAGTCCGCTGTCTCGTGTCCCTGTCTGCAAGCGACTCCAGTAGCTCCTTGCGGACGGGAGGCCACTCCTCGCCAGCGAGTTCCTCTGCGGCCTGATAGGCCGCAAGCGTCGGCGAGGCGTCGAACGCGGCGATGGCTGCCTCCAGCGCAATCTCGGATTCGCCCATGCTGCTAGTTCTATCACGGAGCCACTCGGCCAACTCCGCTTGCCCGCTGCTGTCGTCGAGGGTCAATCCGTGCTGGGCGATCTCCAGGGCGGCTTCTGGCTGGTCGTGTTCCCGAAGGGCTTTGGCCAGCGTGAGTGCTTCGTCCGGGGAGTACAGGTTGCGCCGGCCGTATTCGATTGCCTCGTCGATCCGACCCTCCTCGACGAGCATGGTGACGTAGTCGTCGATCAGGTCCGCAGCCTCCGCCAGGTTCAGGTACTCCTCGATGCGGCCCTGGCGTTCGAGAACGTTGAGTCGGGCTCTGACGAAGTCCTCGGCATACCAGGGCGGGTCGCCCTCCCAGAGGTCCGCGTAGCCGATATCGCCCTGCATCGCCCGCTGGATCGGCTCGAAGTCCCAGCCCCGCTGTGTCGCTTCGAGGGCGACGCTGTACGGTGGCTGGTGGGTATAGCCCCCCATCTCCTGTTCCCACGCCCAGAGGCAATCCTCCCAGTCGGCACGCGCGGCCTCCGAGAGGTCGGCCGTGAGCAATGCCTCGGCCAGCACTCGGTCGACCTCGTCGAAAAACTCGAAGATCGCGTGCGAATCGTCGTACGAGAGAGCGAGCCACTCCTCGTCCATAAGTTCGTCGGCCAGCGGTTCGAGGATATCCAATGCCGTCTCGCCGTCGCCGGCCTCGACGGCTGTCCGTGCCTGGTCGAGAAGGTTTCGCAACTTCTCGACGTCAGTTTCGACCGCCTCATACGGGTCGTGCGCGTGG
Protein-coding sequences here:
- a CDS encoding ribbon-helix-helix domain-containing protein; translated protein: MSADSDAGGDGEMEKINVRVPQSLLAQVDEVWEERGYANKSEFICDALRDAVNPPTQLSEEVLEHLAESRKQRKQGETVSHDEVKDRLGIDD
- a CDS encoding RNA-guided endonuclease InsQ/TnpB family protein, which produces MLEVHRTHRAKIRNHSQVAESLDRHGWSASKLWNVANYHSREVWAETGEIPDHEELKDELKTHPKYKGLHSQSSQRVLEELAEAFNSWYSSDDDRDNPPGYRKRNYYDDEGCRVHEEHPRSTVTWKQNGIRHDTKNNRVRLSKGANHKEHPRAWEYILVEYETRPGVAVENLQQVRAVYDQQKERWELHLVCKDEIETPTAPGNETAGIDLGISNFAAIAYSTEDADLYPGNRLKQDGYYFPKEIATCDDSGGERATRLHHTWSERRTHFFHGLAKHIVERCVEKRVGRINVGDLEGVREDDDGEAKNWGKHGNLDLHGWAFDRFTKILTYKAKVEGITVVEVSERDTSKTCCVCGREDDGQRVERGLYVCEACDAAFNADVNGAENIRLDLNESNSESAPDLGGDRSTGWLAQPGVYLHDLSRGFQPRAEVVDCKP
- a CDS encoding SWIM zinc finger family protein; its protein translation is MVDPDPTLTEAAVRDLARPQSYDRGENYYDEGAVVELVRRGETIRAAVDGSQYVPYQVRIELDETGVVDTACSCPYDHGGICKHRVAVLLTYVRDPGRIDQRPPVSELVTDADPEDLREVLVDLVESRPELAEQVVSRLETLDSGDEDDDARDRTPDINRESIRQQVQYILRPTEGCSAHAHDPYEAVETDVEKLRNLLDQARTAVEAGDGETALDILEPLADELMDEEWLALSYDDSHAIFEFFDEVDRVLAEALLTADLSEAARADWEDCLWAWEQEMGGYTHQPPYSVALEATQRGWDFEPIQRAMQGDIGYADLWEGDPPWYAEDFVRARLNVLERQGRIEEYLNLAEAADLIDDYVTMLVEEGRIDEAIEYGRRNLYSPDEALTLAKALREHDQPEAALEIAQHGLTLDDSSGQAELAEWLRDRTSSMGESEIALEAAIAAFDASPTLAAYQAAEELAGEEWPPVRKELLESLADRDTRQRTARRHVEIFLYAEQYDEAIAIADRFSDYKVVEPVVEAVWEEHPHWTIDACKEQAEPIIEEGQSQRYRHAVDWLEYAGKAAQASGNLDEWCAYVEGLRDEHYQKYKLRPMLEDLLEEFSC